Within the Comamonadaceae bacterium OTU4NAUVB1 genome, the region TCTACCGCACCTACCACGGCAGCGCCATGGGCGGCGCGGTGGCCGCGGCGAGCATCGCGGCCTGGAGCGACGAGTCCCACGTGGTGGAGAACCGCGCGCTCTACCGCGCCAAGTTCGCGGCCGTGACGCCGCTGCTCGAGGCGGTGCTCGACGTGCGCCTGCCCGACGCGGGCTTCTACCTGTGGGCCGGCGTGCCGGCGTCCTGGCACGGCGACGACGCCGGCTTCGCCCGCGCGCTCTACGCTCAATACAATGTGACGGTGCTGCCCGGCAGCTTCCTCGCCCGCGATGCCGGCAGCGGCGCCGAGCCGCCCGCCGTGGCCTCGGTGGCCGCGCCACCGGCGCCCAACCCGGGCCGTGGCCGCATCCGCATGGCGCTGGTCGCCGGCACCGACGAATGCGTCGAGGCCGCCCGCCGCATCGTGGACTTCGTGCGACGCTGAGGCCCGGCATCGATCTCCGCGCCGTTTCCTCGTCCTTTCCTCGACTTCCCCCGATTCCGTTTCCTCCTCTTCCGAGCCTTCCAATGACCCAGCAACTCCAGCAGACCATCGACGCCGCATGGGACGACCGTGCCAACCTCTCCCCCGCCCAGGCCCCGGCCGAGGTGCGCGAGGCCGTCGAGCACGTGATCTCCGAACTCAACAACGGCCATCTGCGCGTCGCCACGCGCGAGTCCGTGGGGCAGTGGACGGTGCATCAGTGGATCAAGAAGGCTGTGCTGCTGTCGTTCCGTCTGAAGGACAACGAGCAGATCCAGGCCGGCGCGCTGGGCTTCTACGACAAGGTGCAGACCAAGTTCTCCCACCTGTCGGCCGCCGAACTCAAGGAAGCCGGCGTGCGCATCGTGCCGCCGGCGGTCGCGCGCCGGGGCAGCTACATCGCCCGGGGCGCCATCCTGATGCCGTCGTACGTGAACATCGGCGCCTACGTCGGCGAGGGAACGATGGTCGACACGTGGGCCACCGTCGGCTCGTGCGCCCAGATCGGCGCGAACGTGCACCTCTCGGGCGGCGTGGGCATCGGCGGCGTGCTGGAGCCGCTCCAGGCGGGCCCGACCATCATCGAGGACAACTGCTTCATCGGCGCGCGCTCCGAAGTGGTCGAGGGCGTGGTGGTCGAGGAGAACTCGGTGCTGTCGATGGGCGTGTACATCGGCCAGAGCACCCCGATCTACGACCGCGCGACCGGCGAGACGACCTACGGCCGCGTGCCCGCCGGCTCCGTGGTCGTCAGCGGCAGCCTGCCCAAGGACAACGGCCGCTACAGCCTGTACGCCGCGATCATCGTGAAGAAGGTCGACGCCAAGACGCGTTCGACGACCAGCCTGAACGACCTGCTGCGCGATTGAGCCGA harbors:
- the dapD gene encoding 2,3,4,5-tetrahydropyridine-2,6-dicarboxylate N-succinyltransferase yields the protein MTQQLQQTIDAAWDDRANLSPAQAPAEVREAVEHVISELNNGHLRVATRESVGQWTVHQWIKKAVLLSFRLKDNEQIQAGALGFYDKVQTKFSHLSAAELKEAGVRIVPPAVARRGSYIARGAILMPSYVNIGAYVGEGTMVDTWATVGSCAQIGANVHLSGGVGIGGVLEPLQAGPTIIEDNCFIGARSEVVEGVVVEENSVLSMGVYIGQSTPIYDRATGETTYGRVPAGSVVVSGSLPKDNGRYSLYAAIIVKKVDAKTRSTTSLNDLLRD